From one Microbacterium sp. 10M-3C3 genomic stretch:
- a CDS encoding sugar ABC transporter permease — MTLTDVAPPQPRTSVAPRRRARGPASRRQLTAWMFLAPSLIVLVAFTLYPMAQAVYLSLTDYNLIKAAQFIGLDNYVELVSDPAFWNAFWNTVLYAAVVTPVTVVLALLFAVMLNQAFFGRTFVRTAIFLPFIVSLGIIAIAWSFLLDPNIGLLSYWLGQIGIVTEQGWLTDPRFAMPAVMMVGVWKFVGFYMVIYLAGLQSIPADLYEAAKIDGTNPWQRFRNVTLPLLSNQTLLVSVLALIATLQAFDQIYVMTRGGPFFTTETLVMLIYREGFQELRFGYASAISFVLLIFVFILSMVQYGWQRRRAVTY; from the coding sequence ATGACGCTCACCGACGTGGCTCCCCCGCAGCCGCGCACATCCGTCGCACCCCGGCGGCGGGCTCGCGGCCCGGCGTCCCGGCGCCAGCTCACGGCCTGGATGTTCCTCGCACCGTCGCTGATCGTGCTGGTGGCATTCACGCTGTATCCGATGGCGCAGGCGGTGTACCTGTCGCTGACCGACTACAACCTGATCAAGGCGGCGCAGTTCATCGGTCTCGACAACTACGTCGAGCTCGTGAGCGACCCGGCGTTCTGGAACGCGTTCTGGAACACCGTCCTCTACGCGGCCGTCGTCACGCCCGTGACGGTCGTGCTGGCGCTGCTGTTCGCGGTGATGCTGAACCAGGCCTTCTTCGGGCGCACCTTCGTGCGCACCGCGATCTTCCTGCCCTTCATCGTGTCCCTGGGAATCATCGCGATCGCCTGGTCGTTCCTGCTCGACCCCAACATCGGGCTGCTGTCCTACTGGCTCGGCCAGATCGGGATCGTCACGGAGCAGGGCTGGCTCACCGACCCGCGCTTCGCGATGCCCGCGGTCATGATGGTCGGCGTCTGGAAGTTCGTCGGGTTCTACATGGTGATCTACCTGGCCGGACTCCAGTCGATTCCGGCCGACCTGTACGAAGCCGCGAAGATCGACGGGACGAACCCGTGGCAGCGGTTCCGCAACGTCACGCTCCCGCTGCTGAGCAACCAGACGCTCCTCGTCTCGGTGCTCGCCCTCATCGCGACGCTGCAGGCGTTCGATCAGATCTATGTGATGACGCGGGGCGGTCCCTTCTTCACGACCGAGACCCTCGTCATGCTCATCTACCGTGAAGGGTTCCAGGAGTTGCGCTTCGGCTACGCATCCGCGATCTCGTTCGTCCTGCTGATCTTCGTCTTCATCCTCTCGATGGTGCAGTACGGCTGGCAGCGCCGCCGGGCGGTGACCTACTGA
- a CDS encoding ABC transporter substrate-binding protein, whose protein sequence is MKTQHWFRSRRVRGIRVAVVGAGLLALALSGCAGQGSGGGEDGGSADGKVSLTFWNGFTGPDGPALQQVIDDFNASQDDVEVTAEIMPWDTLYQKVLTAVAGNDGPDIIAMSAGRMPQFAQQGMFEGVDDYYEDSANDSAALAPAAIEASVFDGVNYGVPVNFTPMMMYYNKDLFEAAGLDPEAPPTTWDEFAAMVPQLTVDDNGDGKPEQYATALGDHETVPVFMSLPWGTGGGVVSDDGKTSMLGEPASIEALDFWVDLVKNQKASPLGLSGADADKLFTTGKAATEIVGPWMTTGFDEAGLNYGIAAPPAGPDSDAILADVVSMGITSGADDATKQAAYQFFKYWNSKEGQITWSSGSGFPPNRADVADQVTSSPYPAVFGAADVVDRSKILLAGVAAGGTIGETIFWPTLQKALNGQGTVEELFSAASEKVQAELDK, encoded by the coding sequence ATGAAGACACAGCACTGGTTCCGGTCTCGCCGCGTGCGCGGGATCCGGGTGGCGGTGGTCGGAGCGGGACTCCTCGCGCTCGCTCTGAGCGGCTGCGCAGGCCAGGGCAGCGGGGGCGGCGAGGACGGCGGCAGCGCCGACGGCAAGGTCTCGCTCACCTTCTGGAACGGCTTCACCGGACCCGACGGGCCCGCACTGCAGCAGGTCATCGACGACTTCAACGCGTCGCAGGACGACGTCGAGGTCACGGCCGAGATCATGCCCTGGGACACGCTATACCAGAAGGTGCTCACCGCCGTGGCGGGCAACGACGGTCCCGACATCATCGCGATGTCGGCCGGTCGTATGCCGCAGTTCGCGCAGCAGGGCATGTTCGAGGGCGTCGACGACTACTACGAGGACTCCGCGAACGACTCCGCGGCGCTTGCTCCGGCCGCCATCGAGGCGTCGGTCTTCGACGGGGTCAACTACGGCGTCCCCGTCAACTTCACGCCGATGATGATGTATTACAACAAGGATCTCTTCGAAGCCGCCGGGCTCGATCCCGAAGCCCCTCCCACCACGTGGGACGAGTTCGCGGCCATGGTTCCTCAGCTGACCGTCGACGACAACGGCGACGGCAAGCCCGAGCAGTACGCGACGGCACTCGGCGACCACGAGACGGTCCCCGTCTTCATGTCGCTGCCCTGGGGCACAGGAGGCGGCGTCGTCTCGGATGACGGCAAGACCTCGATGCTCGGCGAACCGGCGAGCATCGAGGCCCTCGACTTCTGGGTCGATCTCGTGAAGAACCAGAAGGCCTCCCCGCTCGGACTCTCGGGCGCCGACGCCGACAAGCTGTTCACGACCGGCAAGGCGGCGACCGAGATCGTCGGGCCGTGGATGACGACGGGCTTCGACGAGGCCGGCCTGAACTACGGCATCGCGGCTCCGCCCGCGGGGCCCGACAGCGATGCGATCCTCGCCGACGTCGTGTCGATGGGCATCACCTCGGGCGCGGATGACGCGACCAAGCAGGCCGCCTACCAGTTCTTCAAGTACTGGAACTCGAAGGAGGGTCAGATCACGTGGTCGAGCGGCTCCGGCTTCCCGCCGAACCGCGCCGACGTCGCGGACCAGGTCACCTCGAGCCCGTACCCGGCCGTCTTCGGAGCGGCGGATGTCGTGGACCGCTCGAAGATCCTGCTCGCCGGCGTCGCTGCGGGCGGAACGATCGGCGAGACCATCTTCTGGCCGACGCTGCAGAAGGCGCTGAACGGACAGGGCACCGTCGAGGAGCTCTTCTCCGCGGCCTCCGAGAAGGTCCAGGCCGAGCTCGACAAGTGA
- a CDS encoding family 1 glycosylhydrolase produces the protein MDQWFDESRLRFGVGIEDTFIPQIKPGHRKLDEYELTQHYARWREDLDLVAESGAEFVRWGVPWYLVEPEPGVFDWSWTDQVAARMSELGLRCIVDLMHYGTPTWLENSFLNSAYAERVAAYGAAVADRYRGVWDDFTPLNEPIVNAEWCGEMGKWPPYLEGVDGFLTLVKILAKGMVRTQQQIAAVNPQAVFVHVDAGFRYEGETTPLPRSVLEERRFLALDLITGRVDAEHPLHGWLVEHGYSDAELEWFRRNAVQPDVLGVNYYPAFTTIRMDDQGVKHPFEAGAAGLRDLVEAYYVRYALPIVITETSLVGTPEQKIAWLRDSEAEVLALREEGVPVIGYTWFPFLDLVDWLYRFDSEPVDAWMLDFGLVNLVRGGDQQLARVKNAAFDVYRQTAQRHRA, from the coding sequence ATGGACCAGTGGTTCGACGAATCGCGGCTGCGCTTCGGCGTCGGCATCGAAGACACCTTCATCCCGCAGATCAAGCCCGGGCACCGCAAGCTCGACGAGTACGAGCTGACCCAGCACTACGCGCGCTGGCGCGAAGATCTCGACCTCGTCGCGGAGTCCGGCGCCGAGTTCGTGCGATGGGGCGTGCCCTGGTACCTCGTCGAGCCCGAGCCCGGCGTGTTCGACTGGTCCTGGACCGACCAGGTCGCCGCCCGGATGAGCGAGCTCGGCCTGCGCTGCATCGTCGACCTCATGCACTACGGCACGCCGACATGGTTGGAGAACTCCTTCCTGAACAGCGCGTATGCGGAGCGCGTCGCCGCGTACGGCGCGGCCGTGGCGGATCGCTACCGCGGAGTGTGGGACGACTTCACCCCGCTGAACGAGCCGATCGTGAACGCCGAATGGTGCGGCGAGATGGGCAAGTGGCCGCCATACCTCGAGGGCGTCGACGGATTCCTCACGCTCGTGAAGATCCTCGCCAAAGGGATGGTGCGCACGCAACAGCAGATCGCGGCGGTCAATCCGCAGGCCGTGTTCGTCCACGTCGACGCCGGCTTCCGCTACGAAGGCGAGACGACACCGCTGCCGCGCTCGGTGCTGGAGGAGCGGCGGTTCCTGGCGCTCGACCTCATCACCGGGCGCGTCGATGCCGAGCACCCGCTGCACGGGTGGCTCGTCGAGCACGGCTACAGCGACGCGGAGCTCGAGTGGTTCCGCCGCAACGCGGTCCAGCCCGATGTGCTCGGCGTGAACTACTACCCCGCGTTCACGACGATCCGCATGGACGATCAGGGGGTCAAGCATCCGTTCGAGGCGGGCGCGGCCGGGCTTCGCGATCTCGTCGAGGCGTACTACGTGCGCTACGCCCTGCCGATCGTCATCACGGAGACCTCCCTCGTCGGAACCCCCGAGCAGAAGATCGCGTGGCTGCGCGATTCCGAGGCCGAGGTCCTCGCACTGAGGGAGGAAGGGGTCCCGGTGATCGGATACACGTGGTTCCCCTTCCTCGACCTCGTCGACTGGCTCTACCGGTTCGACAGCGAGCCGGTGGATGCCTGGATGCTCGACTTCGGACTCGTCAACCTCGTGCGCGGGGGCGACCAGCAGCTCGCCCGCGTGAAGAACGCCGCGTTCGACGTCTATCGGCAGACCGCTCAGCGCCACCGCGCGTAG
- a CDS encoding carbohydrate ABC transporter permease: MATTMERANTRVIDVRDRRRLTLYRASKWLLAIVAIIIALLMLLPIIWLTLTAFKPEADIVTYPPTLWPRQFTLEHFVEVWERIPFAQLYVNTIIFAGGVTIISLFLDSMAAYALARLPFRGRGVVMVLILILLMLPFQVTLIPLYDMLNGLGLTNTLPGLIIPRMTNAFGIFFLTQFFLSLPRDLEEAARVDGASEWRIYRQVILPLAKPALLTLGLFHFQYNWNDLLWPLVMSSSLETSTLPAGLALFMGQHVVEYGLLMAGSLLALLPVIVFFLLIQRSFVAGIATTGLK, from the coding sequence ATGGCCACCACCATGGAGCGAGCGAACACGCGGGTCATCGACGTCCGCGACCGCCGCCGGCTCACCCTCTACCGGGCATCGAAATGGCTGCTCGCCATTGTCGCGATCATCATCGCGCTGCTGATGCTGCTCCCGATCATCTGGCTGACATTGACGGCGTTCAAGCCGGAGGCCGACATCGTCACCTACCCGCCGACGCTGTGGCCCCGGCAGTTCACGCTCGAGCACTTCGTGGAGGTGTGGGAGCGGATCCCGTTCGCGCAGCTCTACGTGAACACGATCATCTTCGCGGGCGGCGTGACGATCATCTCGCTGTTCCTCGACTCGATGGCAGCGTACGCGCTCGCGCGCCTGCCGTTCCGCGGCCGCGGCGTCGTGATGGTCCTCATCCTCATCCTGCTGATGCTGCCGTTCCAGGTGACGCTCATCCCGCTGTACGACATGCTCAACGGCCTGGGGCTCACGAACACCCTCCCCGGGCTGATCATCCCCCGCATGACGAACGCGTTCGGGATCTTCTTCCTCACGCAGTTCTTCCTCTCGCTGCCTCGCGACCTGGAGGAGGCAGCGCGCGTCGACGGGGCATCCGAGTGGCGGATCTATCGCCAGGTCATCCTGCCGCTCGCCAAGCCGGCGCTGCTGACCCTCGGGCTGTTCCACTTCCAGTACAACTGGAACGACCTGCTCTGGCCGCTCGTCATGTCGTCGAGTCTGGAGACATCGACCCTGCCCGCCGGCCTTGCTCTCTTCATGGGACAGCACGTCGTCGAGTACGGCTTGCTGATGGCGGGGTCGCTCCTCGCGCTGCTGCCGGTGATCGTCTTCTTCCTTCTCATCCAGCGCAGCTTCGTCGCCGGCATCGCCACGACGGGGCTCAAGTAA
- a CDS encoding DUF389 domain-containing protein, whose translation MLGIKVTAPSAVADGIVRDLRGRDTVANIARVPGAVLDGGGDLLLFDVAREGANDVMRMLRHRGVPREGSIVVSEPLAVLSDAADAAERAAPGHPADGVLWAQLADRSREDARPSWSFFVFLLLATLIAGIGRLLDQPILIIGAMVVGPEFAPLAAISYAIVRARRGIAGMASLTLFGGFVASALVAWGLWALAYVFGVFTFAQATTGELTEFIVKPDAWSFVIALLAGIAGVLSLTSSKSSALVGVFISITTVPAVGTLALTAAVGAWDEAWAAVVQLVINLAGLLLAGTATLFVQLRVGRWVSDRVRMRRLRARRAALRW comes from the coding sequence ATGCTCGGCATCAAGGTCACCGCCCCCTCGGCCGTCGCGGACGGGATCGTCCGCGACCTGCGCGGCCGCGACACCGTCGCGAACATCGCGCGCGTCCCCGGCGCTGTGCTCGACGGCGGCGGCGACCTGCTCCTCTTCGACGTCGCCCGAGAGGGCGCGAACGACGTCATGCGGATGCTGCGGCACCGCGGTGTGCCGCGCGAGGGCTCGATCGTCGTGAGCGAGCCGCTTGCGGTGCTCTCGGATGCGGCGGACGCGGCCGAACGCGCAGCCCCCGGGCACCCCGCCGACGGCGTGCTGTGGGCGCAGCTGGCCGACCGCTCACGCGAGGACGCGCGGCCGTCGTGGAGCTTCTTCGTCTTCCTGCTGCTGGCGACCCTCATCGCCGGGATCGGACGGCTGCTCGACCAGCCGATCCTCATCATCGGCGCGATGGTCGTCGGGCCGGAGTTCGCCCCGCTGGCCGCGATCTCGTACGCGATCGTGCGGGCGCGCCGGGGAATCGCGGGAATGGCGTCGCTGACGCTGTTCGGCGGCTTCGTCGCATCCGCCCTCGTCGCGTGGGGGCTGTGGGCGCTGGCCTACGTTTTCGGGGTGTTCACGTTCGCGCAGGCCACCACGGGGGAGCTGACGGAGTTCATCGTCAAGCCGGACGCGTGGTCGTTCGTCATCGCCCTGCTCGCGGGCATCGCCGGCGTGCTGTCGCTCACGTCGTCGAAGTCATCGGCGCTCGTGGGGGTGTTCATCTCGATCACGACGGTGCCCGCCGTCGGGACGCTCGCCCTCACCGCCGCCGTCGGCGCGTGGGACGAGGCGTGGGCGGCGGTCGTGCAGCTCGTGATCAACCTCGCCGGACTCCTCCTCGCCGGCACCGCGACGCTCTTCGTGCAGCTGCGCGTGGGCCGGTGGGTGAGCGACCGCGTGCGGATGCGACGCCTGCGGGCGCGGCGCGCAGCCTTGCGGTGGTGA
- a CDS encoding LacI family DNA-binding transcriptional regulator, producing the protein MVIVERRTAVCHCGSPRIEGDGIDVSRTTLKDVAERVGVSAKTVSNVVNGTGWVTDELKDRVRAAIVELGYRPNVAARNLRSGRSGMIAVALPDLGQPYFAELASDLVRAAQERSITVLVNQTDGREDVERRIAEGIDMPIIDGLILSPLALTAADLQHRVDPTPLILLGEHVGESALPHVTVDNTAAARAAVEHLLGLGRRRIAAIGAQEHGPNETAVLRLSGYRQALAGAGIAFDPALVGPVESYQRADGARAAEALLDAGVEFDAIFAFNDLLALSAMHVLVSRGVRVPEQVAVIGFDDIDEASYSTPTLSSVAPDTLALARTAIDLLSADPPARGVHSIPFTIAHRASTEGAAL; encoded by the coding sequence TTGGTAATCGTTGAACGAAGAACGGCGGTGTGCCACTGTGGGTCACCACGAATCGAAGGCGATGGGATCGATGTGAGCAGGACGACGCTGAAGGATGTCGCCGAGCGCGTCGGCGTGTCCGCCAAGACGGTCTCCAATGTCGTCAACGGCACCGGGTGGGTCACCGACGAGCTGAAGGATCGCGTCCGCGCGGCCATCGTCGAGCTCGGCTATCGCCCGAACGTCGCGGCCCGGAACCTTCGCAGCGGCAGATCCGGGATGATCGCCGTCGCCTTGCCCGATCTCGGCCAGCCGTACTTCGCCGAGCTCGCGTCCGACCTGGTCCGCGCAGCGCAGGAGCGGTCGATCACGGTGCTGGTGAATCAGACGGATGGTCGCGAAGACGTCGAGCGTCGCATCGCCGAGGGCATCGACATGCCCATCATCGACGGCCTGATCCTGAGCCCGCTCGCCCTCACCGCCGCGGACCTCCAGCATCGCGTCGACCCGACCCCGCTGATCCTCCTCGGCGAGCACGTCGGGGAGTCGGCGCTGCCGCATGTCACGGTGGACAACACCGCGGCCGCCCGCGCCGCCGTCGAACACCTGCTCGGTCTGGGGCGACGCAGGATCGCCGCGATCGGCGCGCAGGAGCACGGTCCCAATGAGACGGCCGTGCTGCGCCTGTCGGGCTATCGGCAGGCGCTCGCCGGCGCGGGGATCGCCTTCGACCCGGCCCTCGTCGGTCCTGTCGAGAGCTATCAGCGCGCTGACGGCGCGCGAGCGGCCGAAGCGCTTCTCGACGCCGGCGTCGAGTTCGATGCGATCTTCGCCTTCAACGACCTGCTCGCGTTGAGCGCCATGCACGTGCTGGTATCGCGCGGTGTGCGCGTGCCCGAGCAGGTGGCCGTCATCGGGTTCGACGACATCGACGAGGCGAGCTACAGCACGCCGACGCTCAGCTCGGTCGCGCCGGACACTCTCGCTCTCGCCCGCACGGCCATCGATCTGCTGAGCGCCGATCCGCCCGCGCGGGGCGTCCATTCGATCCCGTTCACGATCGCCC